The proteins below come from a single Miscanthus floridulus cultivar M001 chromosome 1, ASM1932011v1, whole genome shotgun sequence genomic window:
- the LOC136547391 gene encoding uncharacterized protein isoform X1 — translation MARPGGKDESWEYSLRKYLLLLATLVATVTYGAGFNPPGGVWQTADRAAHRIAGDPIIRDTNYARYLAFFYSNATAFASSLVVIVLVLILSVLHDSGGIIRLAPLLGVLRAVMVLDLLSLMGAYAAGAFRDTLTAVYSLVLSAGVVGYLVAHLVLASRSPAEEDKYKRGKSAPERLRKVLMLLATFAASVTYVAGLSAPGGFWDHPEDGHRPGDAILKGGPHDARLKAFFVCNTTAFVASLLILVMLLEKKLCFSQKVRSYEIYGFIAVTLISLLAAYAAGSSRKIDTTIYVSALVGVVAVCILIQVVFVLLFQQANSSQGQQTNGNGSDERQQTQGPETSNDNNGSDEHEKQQNQALEKARSLVLLLATLATAITYQAGLNPPGGLWQSDGGSIYKIGDPILLTTNPRRYKAFYYCNSVAFVASLVAIVLVRKKTLHHHNALEAAMVLDLFGLIGAYAAGSCRDVSTSIYAMALAGVVLVYVVIHVVLLTLDHKDGSASARGNDETSLEEKNDAELVEKRRKRLLLFAILAATITYQAGLTPPGGFLVQDDSHTGRHAGDPVLLNNYPRRYTAFFYCNSVSFMLSIALIIILVNPNLYHPAIRSNALSVCTAAGLIGIMGGYAAGCTQHLKTSIYIFALAAVVLSTVVLLAAVFLVIHLKKQDDNANCNRRAAREAPGEEEEEASAVAAEVPNAMGAEHRAPQGAKARREGKRAHAKRKYLMLLGILVASVTYQAGLAPPGGAWQSNDGTHTAGDPVMHDYRRARYLAFFYSNSTSFVASVIVIVLLLPEPLHEHDKWWWLWLGVMNATIVLDLLGLLIAYAAGSSRTWKTSVYVSALVLAVLAYFAIHVLLSSWVRRGKKTAPDSASQENGERNEAAT, via the exons ATGGCGAGGCCAGGCGGCAAGGATGAATCGTGGGAGTACAGCCTGCGCAAGTATCTCCTGCTGCTGGCTACGCTGGTGGCCACGGTGACGTATGGCGCGGGGTTCAACCCCCCCGGTGGCGTCTGGCAGACTGCCGACCGCGCCGCCCACCGCATCGCCGGCGACCCCATCATCCGCGACACGAACTACGCCCGCTACCTGGCGTTCTTCTACAGCAACGCCACCGCCTTCGCATCGTCGCTCGTGGTCatcgtcctcgtcctcatcctgtCCGTGCTGCACGACAGCGGGGGGATCATCAGGCTCGCGCCGCTGCTCGGCGTCCTCCGGGCCGTCATGGTGCTGGACCTGCTCAGTCTCATGGGCGCCTACGCGGCGGGGGCGTTCCGGGACACGCTCACGGCCGTCTACTCCCTGGTGCTGTCGGCCGGCGTCGTCGGCTACCTCGTGGCCCACTTGGTCCTCGCCTCGAGGTCGCCGGCGGAGGAGGACAAGTACAAGAGAGGGAAGAGCGCGCCGGAGCGGCTCCGCAAGGTGCTCATGCTGCTGGCCACGTTCGCGGCGAGCGTCACGTACGTCGCCGGCCTCAGCGCGCCGGGCGGCTTCTGGGACCACCCCGAGGACGGCCACCGCCCGGGCGACGCCATCCTCAAGGGAGGGCCCCACGACGCGCGCCTCAAGGCGTTCTTCGTCTGCAACACCACGGCGTTCGTCGCGTCCCTGCTCATCCTCGTCATGCTCCTGGAGAAGAAGCTCTGCTTCAGCCAGAAGGTACGGTCCTATGAGATCTACGGCTTCATCGCCGTCACGCTCATCAGCCTCCTGGCGGCGTATGCTGCCGGCAGCAGCCGGAAGATTGACACGACCATCTATGTCAGCGCTCTGGTTGGTGTCGTTGCCGTGTGCATTCTCATCCAAGTGGTTTTTGTTTTGCTCTTTCAACAAGCAAATTCGAGTCAGGGGCAACAAACTAATGGCAATGGCAG TGATGAGCGTCAACAGACTCAAGGTCCGGAAACCAGCAATGACAACAATGGCAG CGACGAGCATGAGAAGCAACAGAATCAAGCGCTGGAGAAGGCTCGCTCTCTAGTCCTGCTGCTCGCCACTCTCGCGACGGCCATCACCTACCAAGCAGGCCTGAACCCGCCGGGTGGCCTCTGGCAGAGCGACGGCGGCAGCATCTACAAGATCGGTGATCCGATCCTTTTGACCACGAACCCAAGGCGGTACAAGGCGTTCTACTACTGCAACTCCGTCGCCTTTGTTGCCTCCTTGGTTGCCATTGTGCTGGTTAGGAAGAAGACCCTGCACCACCACAACGCGCTGGAGGCCGCCATGGTGCTGGACCTGTTCGGCCTCATCGGTGCCTACGCCGCCGGCAGCTGCCGGGACGTGAGCACGTCCATCTACGCCATGGCCCTGGCAGGTGTCGTGCTGGTCTACGTGGTGATCCATGTCGTCTTGTTGACGCTGGACCACAAGGACGGCAGCGCGAGCGCGAGAGGGAATGATGAAACTTCCCTTGAGGAGAAAAATGATGCGGAGCTCGTGGAAAAGAGGCGCAAGCGGCTGCTCCTCTTCGCCATCTTGGCCGCGACCATCACCTACCAAGCCGGGCTGACACCGCCGGGCGGCTTTCTGGTCCAGGACGATAGCCATACCGGGCGACATGCCGGCGATCCGGTCCTGCTCAACAACTACCCGCGCCGTTACACGGCTTTCTTCTACTGCAACTCGGTGAGCTTCATGCTGTCCATCGCGCTCATCATCATCCTCGTGAACCCCAATCTGTACCATCCTGCCATTCGGAGCAATGCGCTGTCTGTCTGCACGGCGGCCGGGTTGATTGGAATCATGGGCGGCTACGCCGCCGGCTGCACGCAGCATCTGAAGACATCCATCTATATCTTCGCGTTGGCGGCAGTGGTCCTGTCCACTGTGGTCTTGCTGGCTGCAGTGTTCCTTGTGATCCATCTGAAAAAACAAGATGACAATGCTAACTGCAACAGAAGAGCAGCAAGAGAGGCacccggggaagaagaagaagaagccagtGCTGTTGCTGCTGAGGTGCCAAATGCCATGGGAGCCGAGCACAGAGCTCCTCAAGGAGCCAAAGCTCGCCGTGAAGGAAAGAGGGCACATGCCAAGCGCAAGTATCTGATGCTGCTTGGAATCCTTGTGGCGAGCGTGACCTACCAGGCCGGCTTGGCGCCGCCGGGCGGGGCATGGCAGTCCAACGACGGCACTCACACCGCGGGCGACCCGGTGATGCACGACTACCGGAGGGCCCGGTACCTTGCCTTCTTCTACAGCAACTCCACCTCCTTCGTGGCGtccgtcatcgtcatcgtcctgCTGCTGCCAGAGCCGCTGCACGAGCACGACAAGTGGTGGTGGCTCTGGCTCGGGGTCATGAACGCGACGATCGTGCTGGACCTGCTGGGCCTCCTGATCGCCTACGCCGCCGGGTCCAGCAGGACGTGGAAGACCTCTGTGTATGTTTCCGCCCTCGTTCTCGCTGTGCTCGCCTACTTCGCCATACATGTGCTGCTGTCAAGCTGGGTCAGGAGAGGGAAGAAGACAGCCCCCGACTCAGCGTCCCAGGAGAACGGAGAGAGAAACGAAGCGGCAACCTGA
- the LOC136547391 gene encoding uncharacterized protein isoform X2, with the protein MARGSTPPVASGRLPTAPPTASPATPSSATRTTPATWRSSTATPPPSHRRSWSSSSSSSCPCCTTAGGSSGSRRCSASSGPSWCWTCSVSWAPTRRGRSGTRSRPSTPWCCRPASSATSWPTWSSPRGRRRRRTSTREGRARRSGSARCSCCWPRSRRASRTSPASARRAASGTTPRTATARATPSSREGPTTRASRRSSSATPRRSSRPCSSSSCSWRRSSASARSALVGVVAVCILIQVVFVLLFQQANSSQGQQTNGNGSDERQQTQGPETSNDNNGSDEHEKQQNQALEKARSLVLLLATLATAITYQAGLNPPGGLWQSDGGSIYKIGDPILLTTNPRRYKAFYYCNSVAFVASLVAIVLVRKKTLHHHNALEAAMVLDLFGLIGAYAAGSCRDVSTSIYAMALAGVVLVYVVIHVVLLTLDHKDGSASARGNDETSLEEKNDAELVEKRRKRLLLFAILAATITYQAGLTPPGGFLVQDDSHTGRHAGDPVLLNNYPRRYTAFFYCNSVSFMLSIALIIILVNPNLYHPAIRSNALSVCTAAGLIGIMGGYAAGCTQHLKTSIYIFALAAVVLSTVVLLAAVFLVIHLKKQDDNANCNRRAAREAPGEEEEEASAVAAEVPNAMGAEHRAPQGAKARREGKRAHAKRKYLMLLGILVASVTYQAGLAPPGGAWQSNDGTHTAGDPVMHDYRRARYLAFFYSNSTSFVASVIVIVLLLPEPLHEHDKWWWLWLGVMNATIVLDLLGLLIAYAAGSSRTWKTSVYVSALVLAVLAYFAIHVLLSSWVRRGKKTAPDSASQENGERNEAAT; encoded by the exons ATGGCGCGGGGTTCAACCCCCCCGGTGGCGTCTGGCAGACTGCCGACCGCGCCGCCCACCGCATCGCCGGCGACCCCATCATCCGCGACACGAACTACGCCCGCTACCTGGCGTTCTTCTACAGCAACGCCACCGCCTTCGCATCGTCGCTCGTGGTCatcgtcctcgtcctcatcctgtCCGTGCTGCACGACAGCGGGGGGATCATCAGGCTCGCGCCGCTGCTCGGCGTCCTCCGGGCCGTCATGGTGCTGGACCTGCTCAGTCTCATGGGCGCCTACGCGGCGGGGGCGTTCCGGGACACGCTCACGGCCGTCTACTCCCTGGTGCTGTCGGCCGGCGTCGTCGGCTACCTCGTGGCCCACTTGGTCCTCGCCTCGAGGTCGCCGGCGGAGGAGGACAAGTACAAGAGAGGGAAGAGCGCGCCGGAGCGGCTCCGCAAGGTGCTCATGCTGCTGGCCACGTTCGCGGCGAGCGTCACGTACGTCGCCGGCCTCAGCGCGCCGGGCGGCTTCTGGGACCACCCCGAGGACGGCCACCGCCCGGGCGACGCCATCCTCAAGGGAGGGCCCCACGACGCGCGCCTCAAGGCGTTCTTCGTCTGCAACACCACGGCGTTCGTCGCGTCCCTGCTCATCCTCGTCATGCTCCTGGAGAAGAAGCTCTGCTTCAGCCAGAAG CGCTCTGGTTGGTGTCGTTGCCGTGTGCATTCTCATCCAAGTGGTTTTTGTTTTGCTCTTTCAACAAGCAAATTCGAGTCAGGGGCAACAAACTAATGGCAATGGCAG TGATGAGCGTCAACAGACTCAAGGTCCGGAAACCAGCAATGACAACAATGGCAG CGACGAGCATGAGAAGCAACAGAATCAAGCGCTGGAGAAGGCTCGCTCTCTAGTCCTGCTGCTCGCCACTCTCGCGACGGCCATCACCTACCAAGCAGGCCTGAACCCGCCGGGTGGCCTCTGGCAGAGCGACGGCGGCAGCATCTACAAGATCGGTGATCCGATCCTTTTGACCACGAACCCAAGGCGGTACAAGGCGTTCTACTACTGCAACTCCGTCGCCTTTGTTGCCTCCTTGGTTGCCATTGTGCTGGTTAGGAAGAAGACCCTGCACCACCACAACGCGCTGGAGGCCGCCATGGTGCTGGACCTGTTCGGCCTCATCGGTGCCTACGCCGCCGGCAGCTGCCGGGACGTGAGCACGTCCATCTACGCCATGGCCCTGGCAGGTGTCGTGCTGGTCTACGTGGTGATCCATGTCGTCTTGTTGACGCTGGACCACAAGGACGGCAGCGCGAGCGCGAGAGGGAATGATGAAACTTCCCTTGAGGAGAAAAATGATGCGGAGCTCGTGGAAAAGAGGCGCAAGCGGCTGCTCCTCTTCGCCATCTTGGCCGCGACCATCACCTACCAAGCCGGGCTGACACCGCCGGGCGGCTTTCTGGTCCAGGACGATAGCCATACCGGGCGACATGCCGGCGATCCGGTCCTGCTCAACAACTACCCGCGCCGTTACACGGCTTTCTTCTACTGCAACTCGGTGAGCTTCATGCTGTCCATCGCGCTCATCATCATCCTCGTGAACCCCAATCTGTACCATCCTGCCATTCGGAGCAATGCGCTGTCTGTCTGCACGGCGGCCGGGTTGATTGGAATCATGGGCGGCTACGCCGCCGGCTGCACGCAGCATCTGAAGACATCCATCTATATCTTCGCGTTGGCGGCAGTGGTCCTGTCCACTGTGGTCTTGCTGGCTGCAGTGTTCCTTGTGATCCATCTGAAAAAACAAGATGACAATGCTAACTGCAACAGAAGAGCAGCAAGAGAGGCacccggggaagaagaagaagaagccagtGCTGTTGCTGCTGAGGTGCCAAATGCCATGGGAGCCGAGCACAGAGCTCCTCAAGGAGCCAAAGCTCGCCGTGAAGGAAAGAGGGCACATGCCAAGCGCAAGTATCTGATGCTGCTTGGAATCCTTGTGGCGAGCGTGACCTACCAGGCCGGCTTGGCGCCGCCGGGCGGGGCATGGCAGTCCAACGACGGCACTCACACCGCGGGCGACCCGGTGATGCACGACTACCGGAGGGCCCGGTACCTTGCCTTCTTCTACAGCAACTCCACCTCCTTCGTGGCGtccgtcatcgtcatcgtcctgCTGCTGCCAGAGCCGCTGCACGAGCACGACAAGTGGTGGTGGCTCTGGCTCGGGGTCATGAACGCGACGATCGTGCTGGACCTGCTGGGCCTCCTGATCGCCTACGCCGCCGGGTCCAGCAGGACGTGGAAGACCTCTGTGTATGTTTCCGCCCTCGTTCTCGCTGTGCTCGCCTACTTCGCCATACATGTGCTGCTGTCAAGCTGGGTCAGGAGAGGGAAGAAGACAGCCCCCGACTCAGCGTCCCAGGAGAACGGAGAGAGAAACGAAGCGGCAACCTGA